The DNA sequence AAGATTTAGAAAGCGTCGCAGCAAAGAAGTACACACCGGGAATGTTACATGTAAATCTCCCCGTGGAAGCGTTGTACCCATTACCGAAATTGCTTATAACTGATGAGAATACAAGAACTGAACCATTTTTATTCACACTAGCAGCAAGAAAATATACCTTTTTATCTGAAATAGAAGAAATTTACACAATGTATCCACAAACCCGTAATCCCATGAAAATGGGGCTAAACGACAAAATCCTTTAAAGATATCATGTCGGTTAGATATGTGGCTGCCAGCCTTTCCGTCGCATGAAGGTGATTGAAACATGTTTGGATACATCTTAGTCGCTGTTCTAAAAGTTACTGTTTGATCGACAATTATTCATAATCTGTGTAAACTGAGGAGTTGTTCATTGATGATATACTGAAATAGTGGTTATATTTGCAGATCAAATAGTTCGCGACTTGCCGATTCCTGATGTTTTGCGAGCGGAAATATTCGCGAATGGTCGAAAACTAAAGTGCAAAAGCAAAATTGATTTATCTTTACTTAATACTATAATGACATGCCTTGATGAACGTGAAACGCTACAATTTTCGCGGATTTTCGGACACTTCCATATAGTCTAAGAGAACTTTTCAACTTATATAATACATCTGTCAAAAGCAGTTTACTTATAAGATGTGTAATCCCACCTGGGCATGTTTGTTTATTACAGAGGCTGAATGTTTCGGAAGACCCTTCACATTGTTTTCCGAGCACAGATGGCGCTGGGTTCGAACATGTGCGAGTTTTAGAACGAATACCACCACCACAGCTTTCAGAACAATCACTCCATCTGCTCCAGTCAGACCAACCACCGTCTGTAAAGAAACTGGCAATTTTATCGCGGTGCTTAAATAACCTAAAAAGATTTCACATTATCagatatgtttaattttatttttcttaaaaatttaagCATCATTCAGTGTTCCCATTATTCTTTCATATGGGCGTATCATAAAACATAAAGGTTTATCATGTTAAATCCTGCTACATATACAAATGATCTTAATCCTTGTGCAACTTGCTATTTCGATATAAAAAAGCGTAATTTACAGTTCAGcttatgtgtgtgtatgtgtgtgtgtgtgcacgcgCGCGAGTGCGCGCGCGTGTATATTGGGCGGTACCtcattgtgttgttttttcttatttttgtctgtttgtttatctgtgtatgtgcgtgtctgcgctgctgtggtatATGGTGTAGGGAGACTATGTTTTAGGAATGTGGCTTCCCCTgttaaatattcatccttgctccactttcccCATGTACGTTACGTGAGCAAACATAGACCACGTTTTTACAAATCTGTATCACAAGTTTTATACATAAGTATTGTCtgtgatattttgataaatgaatatttcatatacaaaCATTCATACCAGTACAAGCTCCTGGTAAGCATATTTTGCTTTCAACTGGAATTCCATAACAATTGTCACCGAATAGATCAGGGTGGGGGTTGTCACACAATCGGTCCCGGTTCTGCATGCCAATGCCACATGTCTTGGAACATGCTCCCCATGACAACCATGAGCTCCAACCGCCATGAACTGAAATGGAGGTTTAATTAAATTAATGGATATATTTTCCGAATTAGGAATGTGCAATGTTTTCGTTCCCGTTTGAAGTCAGCCTATGTATTCTTATAGTAGTTCGAAGTCCTGATAATTTTCTAGCAAGATAAAACAGCGTTTGTATTTCAATACAATTTTGTATATAAGGAAGATAACCATAGTTTGATGGTACATATTAGtggaataaaataaatatactttataGTCATCATGATTTCAAGAAATTGTTTTAGCTTTCGGTCGCATTTGTATTACCAGACATAAATTGCTAGTACTAAGCAAATCCTAAAACAATTAAAAGGATGTGGGATTGATATTTCCATACGGAGtaaggtagttcttcacgttCAAGTCAAAACTTTCTCTAcactgtagaatttgattaaatactgttttattccaaaacttcagaatatacgtAGAAAATTcgtcaaataaaaatgatagggtcgtgtgcttgatttgtTTTGGTAGCCTGGACATCAAAATGGCTTGCATAAATGGGGTTTGTgggaaaaatcaaaattttgataacattttcacgaatagaaaGTTTCTTCACAGTGTGGGTTTTAATGGAAtttacagtcataaataaacTCAATACCTATAGTAtgcttaaataaaatgtttagatccgtgtgcttgtttttgaaatattcgaACATTTTAAACTCATTGCAAGGAcataatttggaattatttaacatgtcaaactgttttaatataatatttatctTTAGAAAAATAGTAACGTtactgttttaataaatttactcaaggGTAGCCATCTAAATTcctaaaacgattttcatttccgaaTGTCATGTCCGGGCTTTATTTTTACGTTATCCGGATAGCTGACGTTATACCATTACTTCCGGTTTgccaaacgtgcagaattaccttaatagCGTTTTAATCTAGTCAAGGGGCAATATTAGTGCTTTTTTAAACGACAAACATaagttttactatttttcaagTATGTGTCCAAAGTTCATATTAGGTTGgtcatttatgaaataaataaatatgaacttCGCCGACAgctaatattcaaaatattttaaaacgttttttttttcattaagatagATACAATATTATCTTCCATAATTATAGCTATCAGGAATACCTTACCTTTGCAAAtaatcaataaatgttttaatacacTGAATAAACTAGAATGGCTCCTTCCAAATTGTAAACAAGAGCAATTTTCCAAAAGCAAGGACGAAGCCTCCCAGACTGCAACCCACAGCAGTACATTCACAGACATATATACGACCAACAAACCCACAAACATACATAGACAAAGTAATACACACAAGCCACGAGGAAGAAACAAAGCAAATAAAGGAACTTGATGAGGTACGGCTTTGAAGCAGTTGGTGGCATAGACACCACTGGAAAGTTTTAACCTGTTGATGAATCGCACCTAACATGTTTCTTAATTTCccgccatgttccaaagtcacgggacagaaTTAATACAGGTggtttgaaagttacataattaGATTGAACTTAACTTAAATTTTACCTGGGCATGGTTTATTCGTACATCCTTTCGACTCTGTGCTGTTACCGACACAATCAAGACCACCGCCGGCAGGTTCGGGGTTAGTGCAAGTCCGAGACCTAACTTGCAGCCCGGTATCACACGAAACGTCACAACTACTCCATTGCGACCAGTCCGACCAATTACCATCAACTAGATTTAgtaatgggggcaagggacagtaaatttgaaaactccacaactctgcgctgataccagtgcgaaaaaaatcataaaaaatccagtttcgacaaattcaaggcaattattgagcgaatgtctcgcatagacatagcacttcattatgtgacattttcagtctgccgattctgtttcttctgtgataaaaacgagtaaaacgcaggtttcaggacactaaatttttagacaaaaatggcccaaaatgcactccttgtgcgacctgtaccgtattatctgcaaatgactgacctaaaacacatgcatatttttaaagcatgtggccagacgaaaataatggtgggaagaaaagtatcacataaccgtttactttttccgcaaatttgagctgaagctggatggatggaggaccatttccaattcgtctgacttccgttacctcaggtaaagttttagacccggccgtctacatggagctaggaaaatcgatacgtgcacatatttattttacacaataatcactcgtacgcaggaatccttagttctataaacatcataaataaccagttgaatatatatgcctgtaaagtacatatgtctattttatttaaaaaatgtacccgggccaaatgcgaaactggcccctgccacttaaacgATAACAAATTTACCGCGGTACAGTCGACAGGCACTAGTAAAACATATATCATATGATTGTCAGGATACAATCAAATCAGCATGTATTTATTCTGCAAACAGCGATTACTGAGATGAATCGACTTTTCGTAATGCGTCTTTGAAGATCAGATCTTTAACGAAAATTAGGAAACCGCATTTCATTATGTATACTTGTTGCTATGCCACGTTTACCCTGCAAAAAGCGCGTCTCACTTACCTAGTGTACACAGGTTGCAAAACTGAGGGCATACTAGCTTCGCCTTTTGTGTATCCTTACAAATGTGAAATAAACTGCTCATTTTCGCACAATCCACCGACTCATCGTCAACACACATTGTTGCTGTAAAAATACGACAGGTTGTAATTGTCGTTAATACGGTGTTTGGACATCAAAGTTTTTATTCCTGAACCCCATTCCTTGAACGTCGAAATCAGGAAACCACGACGATGAAAACACAATATCAAGTCAAAACTACGGTGAcgaaagtcgaaagcacgataatgaaaacacgaaaccatgatggtgaaaacgcgaaatgatatcgcgttttcatcactGTTGTTTCGTGTTttgactttcaccatcgtagtttcgagttttcaccattcATCATCGTAGTTCATTGATTTCGAATTTCGAGATATGGGGTTCATAAATGAAAATATCGATGGTTCAAGCGGAACACCGTACGTTCAACATATACAAACTCAAGAATTTACTTACAAATTATTAAACAGGAAAAAACTAATGACTCTAAAATTAGATGTTCAGTTTAATTCTATTTCGCTTTCTATGCAacatattgcataaatacaatTAACTaattaagaagaaaaatattGCACATAATCAATTTGTTACAGCCGCATCTGAATAGCACAATATAATTACATTTTAGTCTAACTGGAATTTACCACCCGCCCCGTTTACGCAGTTTCACTTCTGGGTGCGaaagttgtttattttgaaaataaggaaaatcTATATTGGTTTATAACACAGCatttaccctaaggggtaccaaatgtttaaagactctatagttctcactcagttttattaacgtttcggccttaaggcctttatcaaaatgacaaattccgagaattactctacatcatggcgtctcataatataacaacatttgaaatacaaaaccggaactgacgtaacgttattaaacgtcaacgtcaaatcccGCTAAAAAGCGATACACATTTATGATGCACAAGGACTGTCTTCTGGCCTAATGaagatatgattaaaaaataaaagacttaatGTGCAGAAACACATAAAGCTAGTGAAGTCCCAATGCTATCATGGGAGACAAATTAAAATTATACCCTAATCAATTCGTTGGTAGGACAATGAACGTTTATATACCATAgatatatgacaaacaaaaagctaaaacaaacaaagatgGTTGAGTGCAAAATTTTATGAGTATCTTATTTTATGAGTTATGTTTCTGCACATTAAGTCTTTTACTTTTTAATCATATCTTCATTAGGCCAGAAGACAGTCCTTGTGCATCATAAATGTGTATCGCTTTTTAGCgggatttgacgttgacgtttaataacgtgacgtcagttccggttttgtatttcaaatgttgttatattatgagacgccatgatgtagagtaattctcggaatttgtcattttgataaaggccttaaggccgaaacgttaataaaactgagtgagaactatagagtcttaTATTGGTTTATACAGGTTTCCATAAAATAATTTCGTTTTTACGTTATACTGATTAAGGCCATCATGCAAAGTGATGGGTATTGCAAATAGCGCTTAAACAACGGACTAAATTTTCGAAGTTGGCCGTTATAAATGTTTTACTGTCTATCAGTCATATTTAACCATGCTAGTGAGATCTGTAAGAAACGTGTCTTCAGTCATAATTGAATaattaagttgtttacgttttgcCACGGAACACGTACACTTTCAAAAGTGGTTAAAAAGTGCCTGAACTCGAGAATGTCTCGGTAAGCACACATTTACCCTCTATTCAACATCCCTTAATCACGACATAAAATGGAAGATCCAGATCATTGGAAAACACGTATACTAGAATTTAGTTTAAAACGGTTATTTCGCACTAGGGAAAAAAATAGACGATCGCTTTTTACAACCACAACTTACGCTTAAGATGTCTACATAGGTCTGCATTACAACCATCAGTAGAGCAACATTCATTGCAGTTGGAGGACGTTTGTTTTCCTGATACACTTCTCCCAACAATACCGGGACTTGCAACACCGCCACAATGCTGTAattgaatagaaatatatatattttatcaagctCGGATCCAGAAGTTTTTATTAGTAGGACATTAGTTGAGAGCAAAAGCCTCATAGGCGAGGCGTGTAGCACCAATTTTTCGCAGGTCCGGGAAGGGTTACCACCTTGTATTAAGAGGTCGGGGGAGTAGTTGTTGAAAATTGGCATATTTAGCTTTTTTTCGTCATTAGAAGCAGCTGCCATAAATTGGCGTGCTTGTTGGTATTATGTTATACCCTTCATGGAGTCACTATTGCTTTACTATAGAGCTCCGCTTACTAAAATCAGTatggagatcctttggaagcatagaacgcaactatgcaaaataataaaagactcggtttgaatgaaaCTGTTAATGAGACGGAACTGTATTATAATATCATttaatggattccatgatccaaaaggaccaaaCCAATAAAATAATACTAAGTCGAAGCAAGGTAAAACCTTTTTATTGCCGCAACACGACACTTTaatactgctgttgtgatagttaataaaatctatatgataATCCTTTTGGAAGCATATACCACAAACAAGCAAATTAATTGTAGATTCGGTTTGACAGGGGCTGTTCAAAATTTGATAGCGTATTTTTTCACATACCTCATAATTTGTGCAACCCATGTTGTAAACATTTCCGACTTTTTCAAGAAAACAGACCTGAAAGACAGTGTTATTCagaaattaacccttaccctgctatatttctataatgaacttgtccatctttttaatttggacagtaccattaaatgttaaaaggggtgcttaccaaaaagatactgactgaatagcgatgtgcaggctgatcaggacctacactggtcgcaaaggcagaataaatcgttcCAAGCATGATGAGGGTTAACGAAGGGATTAAAGTCACTGATTGTTCtactattttttatatttattcttgGCATCCTAAAATTGAACatacaattttacatttatataacttTCGTTCATCATTTCTTGTGtgaaataattcttttaatttgAAAGCAAATTTATCTTTAGTGAATATGATGTGTTTTTATAAGACGATGTTGGTTAGTTATAGGGTTACCTGGTGGGCAGGGCAACTTCTAGTATTCGTGTTATTACAGTGACGCGGGTCTGCAATACTCTGACACGAAACACAGTCTAGTGATtctgaaagcaaaaaaaaaaaaaaaaaaaaaaaaaaatgattgtgtaCATACACACATGAAATGACATAGATAACAACACAATTTTGTTCCTATTGTCTAGCTATATTTGTTTAAGATACTTTACTTGTACAGAAGTATGAACTTGCAATTTTCGGTAAACTGTCTTTGATTTCCAACTTGTAGTCCTAAAAGTCAAATTATCTAGACTTGCTAGAgtttacataaacatatttagGACAAGAACAACAGACACATCCACTTCGGAgagaagaaaaatgcaaaaacagaaCTCGATAACTTTAATTTTTTGGTAAGATAAATAGatactggaattttatttgaataACTATATCAGAAAATGTAATTGGCTTATGACCATGCATAAATATTGATGTGAATAGAAGTGAGACTAGTTTTTCTGTGTATCGTCTgctattatatttcatttacttCACTTTCATTCTGATAAAAGACACATTGCAAAATTAAAATGTAAGACAACAGAGATATCTTACTTACCGGCTCCAGAGATAGCCGTTATCACAACCAGgaattctagaaaaaaaagtgttatttGGATAAATATATAGACAATGTTTTACTGATCTAAAGAACGTATGACAggttatgtaaatatttcatctcCGTTGTTCATACTTGTAAAGGAAAAGTATGTGCAAAAATTCAGACTGGCCTCaatgacataattat is a window from the Mercenaria mercenaria strain notata chromosome 7, MADL_Memer_1, whole genome shotgun sequence genome containing:
- the LOC123555641 gene encoding uncharacterized protein LOC123555641 isoform X1, translating into MVIGRTGRNGVVVTFRVIPGCKLGLGLALTPNLPAVVLIVSVTAQSRKDVRINHAQFMAVGAHGCHGEHVPRHVALACRTGTDCVTTPTLIYSVTIVMEFQLKAKYAYQELVLTVVGLTGADGVIVLKAVVVVFVLKLAHVRTQRHLCSENNVKGLPKHSASVINKHAQYIINEQLLSLHRL
- the LOC123555641 gene encoding uncharacterized protein LOC123555641 isoform X2, encoding MVIGRTGRNGVVVTFRVIPGCKLGLGLALTPNLPAVVLIVSVTAQSRKDVRINHAQFMAVGAHGCHGEHVPRHVALACRTGTDCVTTPTLIYSVTIVMEFQLKAKYAYQELVLTVVGLTGADGVIVLKAVVVVFVLKLAHVRTQRHLCSENNVKGLPKHSASVINKHAQIKRYIFLLLV